A region from the Oceanotoga teriensis genome encodes:
- a CDS encoding carbon storage regulator: MLILSRKKGETLIIKVGKELLKIKIVEDGPGNIKIGFDGPPEFKIYRGELYEEIVKENKNSININIEKIKDISKHIYGSLESEN; this comes from the coding sequence ATGCTTATACTTTCCAGAAAAAAAGGTGAAACTTTGATCATAAAAGTTGGAAAAGAACTATTAAAAATAAAAATAGTGGAAGATGGTCCAGGCAATATAAAAATTGGTTTTGATGGTCCACCTGAATTCAAAATATACAGAGGAGAATTGTATGAAGAAATAGTCAAAGAAAATAAAAATTCTATAAATATAAATATAGAAAAAATCAAAGATATAAGCAAACATATTTATGGGAGTCTTGAAAGTGAGAATTGA
- the fliW gene encoding flagellar assembly protein FliW, which produces MEFNTKLGKISIDTNRIINFEYGLPGFENLNKFTLLNPEETKPIMWLASLEDENVALPVLPPNMVRIDYDIYIPEDIIEYLNIEDKEDLVLLSILTIPQNGDITINLAAPILISNKTKKGAQVLIEKSDYNIKHNLNTEIKRSKDLSNSNKDVK; this is translated from the coding sequence ATGGAATTTAATACAAAACTCGGAAAAATTTCTATAGATACTAATAGAATTATAAATTTTGAATACGGTCTTCCTGGATTCGAAAATCTTAACAAATTTACTCTCCTAAATCCAGAAGAAACTAAACCTATAATGTGGTTAGCTTCTTTAGAAGATGAAAATGTTGCTTTACCAGTATTACCACCAAATATGGTGAGAATTGATTATGATATTTATATTCCAGAAGATATCATAGAATACTTAAACATAGAAGATAAAGAAGATTTAGTATTATTATCAATTTTAACAATTCCACAAAATGGAGATATAACAATAAACTTAGCTGCACCAATTTTAATCTCCAATAAAACAAAAAAAGGGGCTCAAGTATTAATAGAAAAATCAGATTATAATATAAAACATAATCTAAATACTGAAATAAAAAGAAGTAAGGACTTATCCAATTCAAATAAGGATGTGAAATAA